GGAGCCGTGTGGGCTTATGTCCGCCTGGGGCCTGGGTGTGTCCTGCCCTGAACCCCTGTTGTGTAAGTGCCCCCTGTCCTTCACCGTTCTCACTGGCTTGGGAGGGCGTTGGAGGAGGTCGACTGCACCGCAGGGTCTGAGATCCCTGCCTTCCTGCAACACGTGCCTGGCTCTGGGGGTTTGCCCTCGGTGTGAGGCACGCACGTGGGACCCAGAGGCTCCGGGTGgcaccaggcttccctggtgagCTGACACACGTCACAGACCAGGGCAAAGTGAGCGTGCCCACCGGGGCCTGGGCTCACCCACACGTGGATCCTGCCTGTGCCAGCAAAGCCACAGGCGTGCGGGGAGGCCAGCTGCACCCCACCCTGCTGGAGCCCCACGGCAGCCAACGTGTGCCTTCCTGTGCCGGGCTCCCAGTCTCCTGGAGGACGAGGAGAGGGGCGGTGTGCCCCTGGAGCCTGGCCAGCAGGGGCCGTCTGTGCCATTTGTCCCTTTGTGGGCTGTTTCTGCGTTTTGCTCTCTCTGTGTAGAAACGGGTTCCCAAGCACTTTGCGTGGCTCTGTGCTGCCCTGCAGGTTGGTCCCCGGGTGCTGTGTACGCTTGAGCCGTAGCGCGTGACCACCGGCCTCTGCTGTCCTGGCCCCGCGGCGGTGGCTGCGCACCCCCAAAGTCTGCCCGTGGGTGGTGACGGACACGAGGCCACGGGACGGCGGAGAGCGGGGGAGACGCCCCGGCCGCGTGGTGGGCGGTGGCGCAGCGGCACGGAGGGCGGGGAGCGTCTGCCCGGTCAGGTTGAGGCTTGCTCTCCCCACACGGGTCACCAGGCAGAGCTCTGACACCAAAGACTTCAGACGCACTTTCCAGGAGAGAACCCTCCTGGCGGGACCGGCCCCCGCGTGGAAACCCGGAGCACGTTCTCGGCTGGAGGCCTGGCCTCGCTCTCCTCAGGGGCTCACCTGCAGGGCGCTTTCTGGTCCAcgcgccccccccgccccaggtgcTGGAAAGGGGTCAGCGGGAAGGTGCTGGAGTGACCGTGACCCCCTCGCGTGGCAGCTGGGGGCGCAGAGGCACCTTTTCCACAAAGCTCCCCGTCCACCCTCCACCCGGGCTGCCGCTGGGTTCCCGGGCTCGGCAGGCAGGGTTTTCTGCTCAGTGTTTGCTCAGGGAAGGGGGGGAGAGGCTGCTCCAGCTCCAAGGTGGGCCCGCAGACCTCTGCGTCCGAACCTTCCTCGCACCCGGGGGAGCCTGGTCACAGCCCCGTGAAAGGACGTCCGCTTCCGTTTTCCCGGTGGCAGCCCTTCGGCCGCTCCCGTCCCGTTAGGGCTGAGTGCGGCTCACCACTGCCTTAGCCCGGCCCAAGGCGTGTGCCTTCAGGCCACGTCCCTCCAGCCTGTGTCCGGCTGGCTCGGTGGTGACCCACAGCGATGTTCCAGTCAGCGGGCGAAGAcgcagagtggggagggaggacgtGGCCAAGGCAGGCTGCCGTGGGGACACGGGGCTCGGGCTGCCGGAGGTCAGGACGGTTCTGTGTCTGAGGCCCTTTCTCTTGCTTTGCGTTGAGTCTGGTTACGTACGAAGCACTTTATACGGCTGCAGGGATCAATGACCATCACACCCAGTTAACTGGAATTGTTTACAAATGAGCTACATTCCGAGATTTTTATCACTGAACTTACACATGAACAACTATCATTAAACGTGTTTATAAAAGTTGCGTCAAGTTGTGAAGTTTTTGTGTCAGTGGTTGGTACCCGCCAGCCCCCTCCCCGGGGTCAGAAACCAGGACGAGATCAGCCtgtcttgggggagggagggtgaccAGGTGATGGTACATCAGACGGGGGTTGGAGCCCTGGGCCCTGACCGCGCCTCGGTTTCCCCTTAAGGGGGGTGGTGAGAGGAGGACACGGCCTCTAGCCCACCCCCGGATCCTGCGGCCCCGCGCACACCTACGCCCAGCCTCCCACACCAGCTCTGCCCCGTGGGACGTCCGAAAAGCCGTCCCCTCCCCTTTTGCACCTGTGTCTCTTCCCCCCATCTCTGTCCGGTGGTGCAGGTCACAGCCAGGCACATCTGGCGGCTCCCCGAGGATGGGACTTCGTGAGGCCCGGTGAGGAATGTTGAAAAGGTAAaaggtttattttcctttccacccAATCACGCGCCAGACAGACTGGAGGCCCGCCGGCGTTCGGAGCCTGGAGCCACAGCGTGGCTGGGCAGAGTTCCCGTGGCCTGAGGGGCCAGCTCGGCTGTCCTAGACGGTGTCCACCTCGCGGAGCTTGTGGTCCAGGATGGTGTCGTGATTCTGGAACTTGAAGTAGCCGTGGAACTTCTTCTTCTGAAGCAGGAGGGGAAACCAGTAGCTGTCATCGGGCCACATGTCAGCGAAGGGGATCTGGTCCAGTTGGAACCACTGGGGGCGCATTTCTGAAGTCAGTGAAGAGGAACAGTCATCGATGTTCAATCCAGATTTTAAACTGACTTTTTGTGAGGAATTACTGAGTTGTTCTGTGTGAGGAACTTGACATACTTTCATATTTAACCCTTGTGACTGTATCCCTTATCTTACACAAGAGTAGGGAGGCTCCGGTGCTGGTGCGATTCAGCACctgcccctgggggaggggagggctgccGAGCCGCTCGTCACCTGCCTCCCTCTCACCCGCCGTGAAGGGACAAGCCCTGGGACTCACCGTCGCTCTCCACTGGTGTCCCGTGGACACTGTCTGTGCAGAAGATGTGCACGTGCATCAGCTCGGGGTCGCCCACGAACTCAAACACGATCTGGCCCACCTTCTGCAGCGCGTCCACGGTCAGACCGCTCTCTTCCTGCAGCTCCCTGTGGGCAGAGGCAGGTGGGTGCACCGACGGACGTAAGGTGACAGTTAAAGCATGGCGCCCACGCAGAAGCCAGGAATGGGGCTGGGAGGATGGAGGGGCGGAGTGTGTACATGTGGCCAAGGGCTCGGGTTCGGGGACCGCTGTTTAGGGGCAGCCAGACCTCCGTAATTGAGCACCCTGGGCGCACCGCGTGGCACGTCAGGCCTGGCCCCGCTCAGCTGCTCGGAGGTCCCACGGGAGGCCAGTGCTAGAGCCGGGAGACCCCACCTGTCCTGCTCGGCTCTCCCGGAGGCCGTCACGTGTGCATGGTGCTTTGCGGGCTGCAGCCCCCAGAACCCGGCCCTGAGCCAAAGTCCTGCCCAGAGAATTCTCCCATCCTGTCCCTGCTCAGAGCTCAGGATCAGACTGCAGGTTTCTACTGTCTCTTCCCCAGAGAAGGGGCTGTTTTAACTCCTGTTTCACCAAGGAGacaggccccacccccagccagctCACCTCAGCCGCGCTTGACGGTAGGGCATGAGCTTTGGGCCTGTCTCGCTGTGTCCCCGCTTCTCAGGACCCCGTCCCCCAGCTCAGCCACCTGTGCTTGGAGGAAGAGGTCAGGGGGCTGATCTCCCCACCTGAGTGCACAAGTGCCGGGCGACTCACGAGGAGAACCGGGACTCCCCCCCTGAATTGAACAGTGCTTCCCCAAGCTGCATATTCCCTGTAGACAGTCCAGCAAACACACGGACCCCTCACCAGCAAGAACCCTTGCCACCACTGCAGTTTCCCCTTTGGGTCTTTCTCCTTTGTGCATCCCTTTTAAAAACTGCAAATGTGCTGCCCGTACCTTGTACCTGTGCTTTTCACACAACACTGCAGAGCCATGTGCTACACTTCAGGGAATTCAACCAGCTGTTGTGTGTCATAGAATAAAAGTCCCACCCTGCTCATCACGAAACCCGCCGTGATGAGCATCCTTGTACACACCGTCGGCCACCAGCCTTTCACCCCACCGGCTGCCCCGCCGCGGTCATCCTGCATCTCGTTCCATCCTTGGCAAGCGCTTTCTGGATGTTTTGCTGTGCTCGGGACTCTGGGGACCCCACGAGCCCTGCACCCGTGAAGCTCAGCACCTGTGTCTCCTGCTAGAGTCTCACTTCCCCACTgccctgtatttatttttgttgctgtaaAAACATTCTAATTATACCTGACTATTTAGAGTGGTAGGTTAAAAAAAGGTCTTTTTAAGCTTTGATCTCTAAGTTATGTTAGGAACACAATGCATAATTACTTCCTGTGCCTGTAATGAGGAGTCAGGGAAACCAGTGTTTGTTAAACGTGTGTGTTGGGTTAAACGGTCTTATTTAAATGGACGCCTTATTGAGCTTGGAATCTGCCCTAACCTTcctgtgaggcccagagaggaactGCATCCATTTGCTGCCGTTCAGATGCAGCCCAAGTGATGCGCTGGGAGCTGGAATTTATTGGAATTTATTCATTGAGATGGTTAATTAAAATTAGACACGAGCTAAAGAAATGAACGTGTGTTTTCACTTGCAGGGGTGGAAACGGCTCCCCAATTAAATGTAACAGAAGCCTTCCGCAGGGCCCGCCCCTACCTCCGGCAGCAGGCTGGCGAGCTCGTTTTTAAAAACGTCACCTACTGATTTAATGTTTTGACTAATTTTGGCTCATCTTCCCCGAGTCCACGGCAGTGTATGAAATATCAATGTGTCCGCGCAGGCAGAGCTGAGCTTGTTTCGGGCCGGGATAACCAGGCAGCCGGGGGTGACACTGATCCAGTTTTGCTGACGCGTCTGATTGCATCTCTGGGATGTTCCCCACACGGCGGGGGCATGGGGCGGTGGCCCTGCGGTCCGGAGCCCGCGGTGCAGCTCGGGGGCCCGCCGGCCGCACGGCCTTCCAGAGTTCTCTGACACGGTGCTCTGTGTCCTCACCGCTGCTCTGCGGGTGCTGGCCAGAAAGGTGGGCGTGCGCCACACCCGAAGCTGAAACCTGGCTGTGAGGCACCCTGGGTCCCCAGGTGCCTGCAACTCCCTGCAACCCCCCAGGAGGAAGGATGCATCTTCCTTGGTGCTCAGATGGCTTCCCCCCAAGGACGTCCAGCACAGAGGAAGGGACAACCAGTCTCACACGGCCACCTGAGTCTGCTGGTGAGTGAGGAGCACATGTTAACCCAGCTGTTGAAGTGGGGCCCACCCTGGGACCCCAAAGAGCAGTGCACCAGACACCCCCAGGGCCGCCGTGACCTCGCTCGTCAGGGCAGGACAGCCAGGGCCTGGGGCCTAAGGAGCAGCCCACACCCGTGCACGGGAAGAGGCCAGAGCTGCCCTAGGGGCCTGGGGCCGACGGCTGAGTCATCCCCAAGGTGGGCGAAGCCCTGTTGCTGCTGGAGtcccagggccctggggtgggTCTCAGTCTGCGCCCTGTGCGTTAGAACCTGCCACCCGTCCCGACCCCCCCTGCAGGTCCTCAACAGTCCTTTGTCGGGGTGGTCCTGACGCTTGGCTCCATCCTACACCCAGGCTGGAACCCTGGGGAGAGGACACGGGGCTCCTGGAGGGAGCTGCCCGGAGCTGACCCACAGGCCCTGGGCGCCAGCGTGGTGCCATGCAGTCACAGGCAGACTGGTCTACACCAGGCGGGCGGTGTGGGCCCTGGATGCTGCACTTCTGGCCTCAGTCTCAGGGTAAGGCCAACCCTGCCTTAAGGAAGGGCCCCCGGGCAGAGCATGGAGACCATTAGTGCCCCGTGCCTGTGGAGAGGACGTCCCCCAGCGGGGCACGCTGCCTGCAGGGGCTGAGTACGCCCTCGAGGACGCCTGGGTATCAAAACGGAGCTCAGGGTGGCCTGGGAGGAAGCGCCCTCCACAGCCCCACCTGCTGGACGAGGCCTCCAACGGGCAAAGAATCACGAGGCTCTAAGAGGGTAACTGAGACCTTGATAATAAAGCAGTCAGCAAGCCTGAACGACAACAAAGTCATCGATTTCAGGACGGTTCTGCGTATCTGTGGTGAGGTCGGCACAGAGGAGTGAGGTTGGGGGTCACGGCTGCAGCGCCTTCTGGTCGTCCAGCGAGCGTCTGGGGGGCAGACTGCAGGGCCCAGCACGGCGTTTGCTCGGCTGAACCGAGTTTATGCCAGTGGCCCACAGACGCTGAGCAGGTGGCCCAATTTCATTAGTCATTGGGGCAGACAAATTAAAACCTCCACAAGGTATCACCACACCTGCCGGGATGGCTAAGAGGAAAAGGACAGAAGATGCCAGGTGTCGCTGAGGGTTTGGAGGAAGCGGATCTCATACGCTGCTGGCGGGCGTTTAAACGAGCACAGCCGGTTGGCAGTATCTGCTAAGGCGGAACACCTCGAATTCTCCAGGGGAGCGTCCGCCGGAAAGACCGTATAGGACCGTCCACAGCTACACCACTTGCAACTCCAACCCGGAAGCGGCCCAAAAGCCCCCGGCCGGGATGAGCAGGCTGCAGCGTGTTCCTAAACCGGACTGGACCACTGCCACGTGCAGACATAATGCCGGGAAGAAGCCACAGCTGCAAGGCTCGCTCTACAGGGTATTTCCGAATGGGCCGAACCATCAACTGTGACCGAAGTCAGGGTGCAGGCTGCCCCCCTGGGGGCAGGGTCCACCCTCCAGTCCCATTTCTTGATCTACGTGCTGGTTAAATGACGGACCCATTTCTTAAAAATGCCCTGATGAAGACTGGCATTTTCCTACATGCACTTTATACTTCAATACAAACTTGACTTATAAAAGGTCTTCAGTCCTGGCCTCATGACGGACAGAGGGCGTAATTCAGTGTGATCAGAAAGGTGGCGGTTCTGTGAAGGAAATCCAGAGGTCTATGGAGAAGAGCTGGGGGAGGCGCACCTTCTCCGATGTGAAGGCCGAGGAGGGGTCAGCCAGAGGAGGAGCCAGGAAGAGTGGGAGGGTGACAACAGCTTGGGGTGTCcggggggcagggatgggagcGAGGGGGCGAGGCCAGACCGCGTGGGGCTCAGTGGATGACACAGGAGGTTGGATTTATCCACACAGGCCTGCGAGGGGCAGGAAGGCAAAGGGGCTGCGGTCTGGAGGCCTGTGTGATCTCGGGCACActgctcaacctctctgggcttcagttcttCCCATGTGAAAGTGGGTGTGTCAAGGAAGAACTGAGACTGTGTGCGGAAGCTCCCAGACACGCTCGTCACCAGCTCCCCTGAACAAAGGAAGGAGCCCAGTGACTGGCCGGTCCCTTGGCTAGAAAGAGGAAGCCAGGATTCTCCTGCCCAAGCCACCGCACAGCAGCTTCCCAAATATGTCCTAAAAACCACGACTGCAGAGCAGCAGCTAATGTGTACTGAGCACGGACCACGTGCCAGGCCTCACTCAGTCccttatgtttattttctcaatcttcacaacagtcctaagaggtaggtactgttattatccccactttgcagatgaagaaaccgaggctcaagGATTCAGTCTGGGCTCCAGGTCATGTGGCTCTAAGCGGTCAAATCAGGGGCCTGGCTCTACAGCCCGAATCCTTGTCGCCTGCGGAAGCTGGTTCTGCGGTcaggcctgcccctcccctcacctCTTGGCTCCATCCTCGATGGTCTCTCCTTCTTGAACTTTGCCTCCGAAGCCGTTCCACCGGCCGGCCCCGAAGCCTCGTTTCTTCATGCCCAGGAGGACTCGCTGAGGCTGCAGCACGAGTACCAAGGTGTAGAGCCTCGAGGCACGCATGGTGCCCTTGGGTTCTGCGGGGAAGGCAAGGGGTTGGGTCAGCTTGACCTGGGTGTGGACGAAAGTGGTGTATTGCAGTGGGCAGGGGCCGGGGGTACAGGAAATGTGCTCTGCAAGGCAGGGGGAGGCAacgtcccagctctgccacatgtAGCAGGCTTTCTGGGGTAGGCAGAGGCCTGGCCCCCAGAACCCAGGGGCATCAGTGCCCAGGCCCTTCGCTTACTGGGCTGATGCAGCAGGTCAGATGATGgcccatcccttcccctccccactccttggCACAGGGCTGTTCCTGCTCCTGTGTCCAGGCCTCGAGCCCACCGGGCACCAAGAGAACCATGCAATTTACCCAGCGGTTATTGGGTCTGGCTTTTGGCCTTGGTCTTTTCATTATGGGGCCTTCTTCTGGCCTACTGTGTTCTGGTTTCTGCCTCTCTGCACGAGCAGCCCCCCAGATTCCCAAGACATGCACGGCTTCTGACAGTGGAGAGTCCACCCAGCGAGGAGGCCTGGCTAGTCCCCGCTCCTGTGACAGGTTTTCACACTCTGCTCACACCTGTTGCTGCTCTGGGACCTGGTGCTGGAACCCAAGGGCCTCTCCTGCTCGAATGGGTTTGTGTGGTCCAGAGGAAGACTCGGAGGGTGACGTCTGGCCACTGCTGGAGAAATGCTGGAAGAGCAGGACCAAGTTAGCTGTCAATCCATCCCCACCCCAGTCTGGGGCCCACACTGGACGAGATGCAGGATTCAGGACCAGCGATCCTCCTGGGAAGTTGCGGTGTCTGAGAAAAGGGCCCTAGGCCTGGGTCCTGGTGCTGGCGGTAGGTCAGGCAGGAGAGGTGGGTCTCTGCGGTCCAGCCTCCCTTTAGTCTGCGGACTTTGTCACGTCCCCGACCTGCTCGCGTCCAAAGCCCTGGCTTCCTAAGGTAACTGGgatactgctgctgctgctagaAACGTCAGCTGTCAGTGATCAGGCACTGATTATATACTTCCCCCAAATTATCCCCTTTAACAGACCCAACAACTCTGTGAGCTGACGCTTACCTTTTCCATTTTCagccaaggaaactgaagctcagagaggctacgTTTGACCCCAAATCAAACACTGGAGCCGGTACCCAAACCTGCGTCTACCGCATGTTGAAGTCTAGTTGGCTACAGCTCTTGGTTCTGCCATCAGACGGGTCCCCAGCGAGCCCGCCTAAAGTCAGGGGTCGGGCAGCGCCCCGTGTCAGCCGGGTGGCCTCTCAGCGGGGTCGCCTGTACACCGAGGCCCGCGACTAGGGTTTAAAGACAACGCACAGTCGAGCGCCAGGCTCGAACTCCCGTGCCGGGGCCTCGTCCGTGCAGGGTCTCCAGCCGCCCCCGCCCACCGGGCGCTCCCCGGCAGGTCCCAGGCCCGTCTCCCGCGGCGACGCTCCCGGACTCACCCGCTCCCGGACTCACGCGCTCCCGGACTCTGCACGGGCCTTTCCCACCCGCGCGCCGCTTCCGGGGGCGTGGCCTCGGGCCGGAAGCGAGGCCGGCACTTCCGGTGGCGGCAGCTGGAGCAGGTCGCCGTTCATGGCCAGGTGAGCGGGGCGGTCGGTGAGTGGGGCGGTCGGTGGGCGCGGCGGTCGGTGGGCGCGGCGGCTGGCGCTCAGCTGGCATTTGTGGAGCACCTACTGCATGCCTGCGGGAGGCGGAGTGGCCAGGGGCCTGCCCCAGGTTTCCGGTCCGAAAAGGGGCGCAGAGCCCACCTCGTCCAGGCCCGGAGAGGGTCAGCCCCGGCGAGGTGACTAGGGGAGACCTGCCAGCACGAAGCGGACGCTCGGCGAAGGCTCgcggggaggggcgggcgggcgggcggagaGCTGGAGGGGGCTTTAGGAAgggaggggcgggtgggggggcgCCGCGGGTGGAGGGGAAGCTGTGTAGAGCTCCGCACgcctgaagcctgcgtgccagaggtgagaggcccacgtggcTGAATCCAGGCCGTGGGATGGGGCTGGAGGCCCGCTGCCCAGATCAGGTGGGCTCGGGGCGTGTAACTCCGCTCTCCACGCCTCCGCTGACCGGTGGGATTAGTTCTGGCGCCCAGGACCACCCTGTGCCCTTTTTCCTTGAGGCTCCTTACGCCTTTTGAAGGCAGCAGTTCCCACGTTATTGTCTCCAAATCTTGTCACCATGTTTTCATGCTGAAGGGACTTTTGGCTGCTAGCCATGGGGCTAATGGCAGCCTTTTTCATCAGAAGAAAGGACGCAGAGCTTGCTCTGTTGGGTTCTGAGACTTACATGAAGGGAGGTGCGGCTAGCTCGCAGTCGGTAAGCTGTTAACAACCCCACTTCCCCTAAGAGGCTTGGAAATTGCGCTTCGTTCACACACAGggtgagttcagtttttttaagaAGTGTGACAGGCCGGTCAGACCCTGTACTAGCCGCCAAAGCCATGGAACTAAGCAAGGGAAGGACCTGTCCTCACGGGGTTTTCTCAGAGTTTCTCAAAGCCCAGTGGAAATTTCTATCTGCTGGGAAAGAATGTtactttcattaattttatcaGCATTTTTAACCAGTCTTGGGAAAACTTTGGTTGACAACAAACAAGGTGACTACCATTAACGTTTGAGCTTTCCTGAAGAAAACTTCAGGAGGGAAAAGACACCTTTGGACTGAAGGGGAGAGGCCTGCTGGAGGAGCTTGCTCGGGCTGCCATGAACAAGCACCCCAGGACGGGCGACTTACAGAGCAGAGATTTTCTGGCTCAgtgtctggaggctggaaatctgaaatcaaggtgtcagcagggttggttcctggGACATCTCTCCTCGACTTGTAGgcggccatcttctccctgtgtcttcatgtggtttttgctgtgtgtgtgtgtgcctgcgtcCTAacttcttcttacaaggacaccagtcatatgggattagagcccacccatgtgacctcattttaccttaattacctcatTTAAAGACCAGCCACCTCTTGAggtgctgggggttggggactTGACCATAGAGACTTCGGGGGGATAcggttcagcccataacaccttCTTCCCGGCTGTGGGGCCTCGTCAAGTCACCTCTCCCTCTTGGGCCGCACTGTCCCATCTCTGAAAACGTGCGGATTGAGCCTGGGGCCCCAGCGAGCTCCTGACCTGCTGGTCTTTGCGATGCCAACCtgcttcctcccttttcctcacCAGGTCCTTGAAGCTGGTGTGGGCTTCCTTTCCGCGTCAAAGGTTCCACACCGGTGGGAGTTGCCTCAAGGGCCGGACCGGCGCTGAGCACCTGTGGCTGATGCGGCATTTGAGGGACCCGTTTGTGAAGGCTGCGAAGGTGGAGAGTTACAGGTGTCGAAGTGCCTTCAAGCTCCTGGAGGTGAACGAGAGGCACCGGATTCTGCGGCCTGGCCTCCGGGTGTTAGACTGTGGCGCCGCTCCTGGCGCGTGGAGCCAGGTGGCTGTGCAGAGCGTCAACGCTGCAGGCACAGGTGGGGCCTCCTGACCACCGAGGTTTAGACGCAGGCGCCGCCCTCTGCCAGGGGATGCAGAGCAGCTGAGCCGCCTTGCGAAGGCACGTGTTTCTGCGCGGTTGTTTAGGAGGAATGATACAACactgacattttcaaaatgagaGACAGGGTAGAAAgggataatgaaaatgaaaatcacctcAGATCGCGCAGCAGTAGTGTGTAGACTAATATATTGGTGCACATCCCGTACCTTTGTTGCTGATCTGGAGCCTCAacagagctatttttttttttttggctgactgATATATTGACGTCTTTCCACGACAGTATAACTGAGTCAACCTCAGGGGTTTCCAGGTCCTGGTCCTTGCAGCGCTGGGTTTCCTGGAGGTGCTCCTGGGGCTGCCTGGGGGGCCCTCGTGGCTCTGGATTCCCCACTTTGGCTCA
The sequence above is drawn from the Balaenoptera musculus isolate JJ_BM4_2016_0621 chromosome 15, mBalMus1.pri.v3, whole genome shotgun sequence genome and encodes:
- the NUDT1 gene encoding 7,8-dihydro-8-oxoguanine triphosphatase — protein: MRASRLYTLVLVLQPQRVLLGMKKRGFGAGRWNGFGGKVQEGETIEDGAKRELQEESGLTVDALQKVGQIVFEFVGDPELMHVHIFCTDSVHGTPVESDEMRPQWFQLDQIPFADMWPDDSYWFPLLLQKKKFHGYFKFQNHDTILDHKLREVDTV